A genomic region of Glycine max cultivar Williams 82 chromosome 15, Glycine_max_v4.0, whole genome shotgun sequence contains the following coding sequences:
- the LOC100792233 gene encoding uncharacterized protein, with translation MSFKVYEEKKCPTLCHPPHNATLIFILFKTPPSRSHFFMLREKTQLTYIQTHTHTDKHTIMSSHNGMHHNNVVEDHEALMYQNYPCAYYVQSPSTLSHANSADIRSNIQNDAESTFHSPNRSETTHPLNPTHEEDEASRFALCRYTSSRGSSHSFLHHKKISYDGSHATATENGDVNRLVIIDGGGDDKGDENENVEEGSFYEYYYGKRKGGWKRFFSYRNSDSCAWIWLQMGWRILVSFGIALLVFYIATKPPPPNVSVEIARFPEFKLAEGIDRSGVTTKILTCNCSLNLIIENKSRFFGLHIRPPTMDMKFSNLPFAFSNAPELYAESGITIFALQLGAKNKPMYGAGRSMQDMLDSGTGLPLVIRVILSSSFKVVPSLIKPRFHHHAECLVFLKKAYDKKHRTLAFDSTCKVTS, from the exons aTGAGCTTTAAggtatatgaagaaaaaaaatgcccTACACTTTGCCACCCCCCTCATAATGCAACCCTTATCTTTATTCTGTTTAAAACCCCTCCCTCCAGATCCCATTTCTTCATGTTAAGAGAAAAAACACAACTCACATACATTCAGACACACACTCACACTGACAAACACACAATAATGTCCAGCCATAATGGGATGCATCACAACAACGTTGTTGAAGACCATGAGGCTCTCATGTACCAAAACTACCCGTGTGCATACTACGTCCAAAGCCCCTCCACTCTCTCCCACGCCAACAGCGCAGATATTCGCAGCAACATCCAAAACGACGCCGAATCCACCTTCCACTCCCCGAACCGATCCGAAACAACCCACCCGCTAAACCCGACCCACGAAGAGGACGAAGCCTCGCGCTTCGCCCTCTGCCGCTACACCTCCTCCCGTGGCTCCAGCCACTCCTTCTTGCACCACAAGAAGATCTCCTACGACGGGAGTCACGCCACCGCCACCGAGAACGGAGACGTTAATCGTCTCGTTATCATCGATGGCGGTGGTGACGACAAGGGAGATGAGAATGAGAATGTGGAGGAAGGGTCGTTTTATGAGTACTATTATGGGAAGAGAAAAGGAGGGTGGAAGAGGTTCTTCTCTTACCGCAACTCTGATTCTTGTGCTTGGATTTGGTTGCAAATGGGTTGGAGAATTTTGGTGAGCTTCGGAATTGCGCTGCTTGTGTTCTACATTGCTACAAAACCTCCACCACCCAATGTCTCCGTTGAG ATCGCAAGGTTTCCAGAATTTAAACTAGCGGAAGGGATTGACAGAAGTGGCGTGACAACAAAGATCCTGACCTGCAATTGTTCCTTGAATTTAATCATAGAGAATAAATCCAGGTTCTTTGGTCTTCACATTCGTCCTCCCACGATGGACATGAAATTTTCCAACTTACCCTTTGCATTTTCAAAT GCCCCCGAGCTCTATGCTGAGAGTGGCATAACAATCTTTGCATTACAATTGGGAGCAAAGAACAAGCCCATGTATGGTGCAGGAAGAAGCATGCAAGATATGCTAGATTCTGGAACAGGATTGCCTCTAGTAATACGTGTAATCTTGAGCTCTAGTTTCAAAGTGGTTCCTAGCCTCATAAAGCCCAGGTTCCATCACCATGCTGAATGTTTGGTGTTTCTCAAGAAGGCTTACGACAAAAAACATCGAACCCTAGCATTTGATAGCACCTGTAAAGTAACATCTTGA